The following coding sequences lie in one Arachis hypogaea cultivar Tifrunner chromosome 4, arahy.Tifrunner.gnm2.J5K5, whole genome shotgun sequence genomic window:
- the LOC112795497 gene encoding organic cation/carnitine transporter 7 isoform X3 has product MMGDEGLCYTVDDALLALGFGNFQILVLAYAGIGWVSEAMEMMLLSFVGPAVQSAWNLSPHQESFITSAVFAGMLIGAYSWGIVSDKHGRRKGFLITATVTAAAGFLSAFAPNYLLLISLRCLVGIGLGGGPVLSSWFLEFVPAPNRGTWMVVFSAFWTLGTIFEASLAWIVMPKLGWRWLLALSSLPSSFLLLFYKVTPESPRYLCLKGRTTDAVNVLEKIARLNGRELPSGILVSDNQIELYDTGNPSEGTNLLSAGKNDGEPPEGVVSNLGGVSSILMLLSAKLASGRSKCVPHNLDGGKSPDVSYKDVFIASFAELPGLLLSAAAVDKLGRKLSMSTMFFLCCIFLLPLMFHQPEGLTTSLLFGARICITVTFTVVYIYAPEIYPTSVRTTGVGMASSVGRIGGMICPLVAVGLVHGCHQVLAVLLFEIVALLSGVCVMFFPVETMGQDLRDSLSSLNNINST; this is encoded by the exons ATG ATGGGGGATGAAGGCTTGTGCTACACGGTCGACGATGCTCTCTTGGCTTTGGGTTTTGGGAATTTCCAAATTCTTGTGCTTGCTTATGCTGGTATTGGCTGGGTTTCAGAAGCAATGGAAATGATGCTACTCTCTTTTGTAGGACCAGCAGTACAATCTGCATGGAATCTTTCCCCTCACCAAGAGAGTTTCATAACCAGTGCTGTTTTTGCTGGCATGCTAATAGGGGCATACTCATGGGGCATTGTTTCAGATAAACATGGAAGGAG GAAAGGATTCCTTATCACTGCAACAGTTACTGCAGCTGCTGGTTTTTTGAGTGCATTTGCTCCTAACTACCTATTGTTGATTTCCCTTCGTTGTCTAGTGGGTATTGGCTTGGGAGGGGGCCCTGTATTATCATCATGGTTTCTAGAGTTTGTTCCAGCCCCCAATAGAGGTACCTGGATGGTTGTCTTTTCGGCATTTTGGACTCTTGGTACAATTTTTGAGGCTTCACTTGCCTGG ATTGTGATGCCGAAACTGGGTTGGAGATGGCTACTTGCACTATCTTCCCTACCCTCATCATTCCTTCTTTTGTTCTACAAGGTGACACCTGAGTCACCTAGATACCTATGCTTGAAAGGTAGAACAACTGATGCAGTTAATGTTTTGGAGAAAATAGCAAGATTAAATGGTAGGGAACTGCCTTCTGGGATCCTTGTTTCTGACAATCAAATTGAGCTGTATGACACTGGTAACCCTTCAGAAGGCACAAATTTACTCTCAGCAGGAAAAAATGATGGTGAACCTCCTGAAGGAGTGGTTTCCAATTTAGGTGGCGTCTCATCAATTCTAATGCTTTTGTCAGCAAAATTGGCAAG TGGGCGCAGTAAATGTGTGCCACATAATTTGGACGGTGGGAAGTCTCCGGATGTTAGCTACAAAGATGTTTTTATTGCTAGTTTTGCAG AGCTACCTGGGCTCCTGTTGTCAGCTGCTGCAGTAGATAAACTTGGTCGGAAGCTCTCAATGTCAACTATGTTCTTCCTGTGTTGCATTTTCCTTCTCCCATTAATGTTCCATCAGCCTGAAGGCCTAACAACAAGCCTTTTATTTGGTGCTCGCATATGCATCACAGTGACGTTCAcggttgtgtatatatatgcaccAGAG ATATACCCAACTTCCGTTAGAACAACAGGAGTTGGAATGGCAAGCTCAGTGGGCAGAATTGGTGGAATGATATGCCCTTTGGTGGCAGTGGGTTTAGTGCATGGTTGTCATCAAGTTCTTGCTGTCCTCCTGTTTGAGATTGTAGCTCTTCTTTCTGGAGTTTGTGTTATGTTCTTTCCTGTTGAGACTATGGGCCAAGATCTGCGTGACAGTTTGTCAAGTCTAAATAATATCAACAGCACATAA
- the LOC112795497 gene encoding organic cation/carnitine transporter 7 isoform X4 — MLIGAYSWGIVSDKHGRRKGFLITATVTAAAGFLSAFAPNYLLLISLRCLVGIGLGGGPVLSSWFLEFVPAPNRGTWMVVFSAFWTLGTIFEASLAWIVMPKLGWRWLLALSSLPSSFLLLFYKVTPESPRYLCLKGRTTDAVNVLEKIARLNGRELPSGILVSDNQIELYDTGNPSEGTNLLSAGKNDGEPPEGVVSNLGGVSSILMLLSAKLARSTLLLWAVFFGNAFSYYGLVLLTSELNSGRSKCVPHNLDGGKSPDVSYKDVFIASFAELPGLLLSAAAVDKLGRKLSMSTMFFLCCIFLLPLMFHQPEGLTTSLLFGARICITVTFTVVYIYAPEIYPTSVRTTGVGMASSVGRIGGMICPLVAVGLVHGCHQVLAVLLFEIVALLSGVCVMFFPVETMGQDLRDSLSSLNNINST, encoded by the exons ATGCTAATAGGGGCATACTCATGGGGCATTGTTTCAGATAAACATGGAAGGAG GAAAGGATTCCTTATCACTGCAACAGTTACTGCAGCTGCTGGTTTTTTGAGTGCATTTGCTCCTAACTACCTATTGTTGATTTCCCTTCGTTGTCTAGTGGGTATTGGCTTGGGAGGGGGCCCTGTATTATCATCATGGTTTCTAGAGTTTGTTCCAGCCCCCAATAGAGGTACCTGGATGGTTGTCTTTTCGGCATTTTGGACTCTTGGTACAATTTTTGAGGCTTCACTTGCCTGG ATTGTGATGCCGAAACTGGGTTGGAGATGGCTACTTGCACTATCTTCCCTACCCTCATCATTCCTTCTTTTGTTCTACAAGGTGACACCTGAGTCACCTAGATACCTATGCTTGAAAGGTAGAACAACTGATGCAGTTAATGTTTTGGAGAAAATAGCAAGATTAAATGGTAGGGAACTGCCTTCTGGGATCCTTGTTTCTGACAATCAAATTGAGCTGTATGACACTGGTAACCCTTCAGAAGGCACAAATTTACTCTCAGCAGGAAAAAATGATGGTGAACCTCCTGAAGGAGTGGTTTCCAATTTAGGTGGCGTCTCATCAATTCTAATGCTTTTGTCAGCAAAATTGGCAAGGTCAACCCTTCTATTATGGGCAGTGTTCTTTGGTAATGCTTTTTCGTATTATGGCCTTGTTTTGTTGACCTCTGAGTTGAACAGTGGGCGCAGTAAATGTGTGCCACATAATTTGGACGGTGGGAAGTCTCCGGATGTTAGCTACAAAGATGTTTTTATTGCTAGTTTTGCAG AGCTACCTGGGCTCCTGTTGTCAGCTGCTGCAGTAGATAAACTTGGTCGGAAGCTCTCAATGTCAACTATGTTCTTCCTGTGTTGCATTTTCCTTCTCCCATTAATGTTCCATCAGCCTGAAGGCCTAACAACAAGCCTTTTATTTGGTGCTCGCATATGCATCACAGTGACGTTCAcggttgtgtatatatatgcaccAGAG ATATACCCAACTTCCGTTAGAACAACAGGAGTTGGAATGGCAAGCTCAGTGGGCAGAATTGGTGGAATGATATGCCCTTTGGTGGCAGTGGGTTTAGTGCATGGTTGTCATCAAGTTCTTGCTGTCCTCCTGTTTGAGATTGTAGCTCTTCTTTCTGGAGTTTGTGTTATGTTCTTTCCTGTTGAGACTATGGGCCAAGATCTGCGTGACAGTTTGTCAAGTCTAAATAATATCAACAGCACATAA
- the LOC112795497 gene encoding organic cation/carnitine transporter 7 isoform X2, which produces MGDEGLCYTVDDALLALGFGNFQILVLAYAGIGWVSEAMEMMLLSFVGPAVQSAWNLSPHQESFITSAVFAGMLIGAYSWGIVSDKHGRRKGFLITATVTAAAGFLSAFAPNYLLLISLRCLVGIGLGGGPVLSSWFLEFVPAPNRGTWMVVFSAFWTLGTIFEASLAWIVMPKLGWRWLLALSSLPSSFLLLFYKVTPESPRYLCLKGRTTDAVNVLEKIARLNGRELPSGILVSDNQIELYDTGNPSEGTNLLSAGKNDGEPPEGVVSNLGGVSSILMLLSAKLARSTLLLWAVFFGNAFSYYGLVLLTSELNSGRSKCVPHNLDGGKSPDVSYKDVFIASFAELPGLLLSAAAVDKLGRKLSMSTMFFLCCIFLLPLMFHQPEGLTTSLLFGARICITVTFTVVYIYAPEIYPTSVRTTGVGMASSVGRIGGMICPLVAVGLVHGCHQVLAVLLFEIVALLSGVCVMFFPVETMGQDLRDSLSSLNNINST; this is translated from the exons ATGGGGGATGAAGGCTTGTGCTACACGGTCGACGATGCTCTCTTGGCTTTGGGTTTTGGGAATTTCCAAATTCTTGTGCTTGCTTATGCTGGTATTGGCTGGGTTTCAGAAGCAATGGAAATGATGCTACTCTCTTTTGTAGGACCAGCAGTACAATCTGCATGGAATCTTTCCCCTCACCAAGAGAGTTTCATAACCAGTGCTGTTTTTGCTGGCATGCTAATAGGGGCATACTCATGGGGCATTGTTTCAGATAAACATGGAAGGAG GAAAGGATTCCTTATCACTGCAACAGTTACTGCAGCTGCTGGTTTTTTGAGTGCATTTGCTCCTAACTACCTATTGTTGATTTCCCTTCGTTGTCTAGTGGGTATTGGCTTGGGAGGGGGCCCTGTATTATCATCATGGTTTCTAGAGTTTGTTCCAGCCCCCAATAGAGGTACCTGGATGGTTGTCTTTTCGGCATTTTGGACTCTTGGTACAATTTTTGAGGCTTCACTTGCCTGG ATTGTGATGCCGAAACTGGGTTGGAGATGGCTACTTGCACTATCTTCCCTACCCTCATCATTCCTTCTTTTGTTCTACAAGGTGACACCTGAGTCACCTAGATACCTATGCTTGAAAGGTAGAACAACTGATGCAGTTAATGTTTTGGAGAAAATAGCAAGATTAAATGGTAGGGAACTGCCTTCTGGGATCCTTGTTTCTGACAATCAAATTGAGCTGTATGACACTGGTAACCCTTCAGAAGGCACAAATTTACTCTCAGCAGGAAAAAATGATGGTGAACCTCCTGAAGGAGTGGTTTCCAATTTAGGTGGCGTCTCATCAATTCTAATGCTTTTGTCAGCAAAATTGGCAAGGTCAACCCTTCTATTATGGGCAGTGTTCTTTGGTAATGCTTTTTCGTATTATGGCCTTGTTTTGTTGACCTCTGAGTTGAACAGTGGGCGCAGTAAATGTGTGCCACATAATTTGGACGGTGGGAAGTCTCCGGATGTTAGCTACAAAGATGTTTTTATTGCTAGTTTTGCAG AGCTACCTGGGCTCCTGTTGTCAGCTGCTGCAGTAGATAAACTTGGTCGGAAGCTCTCAATGTCAACTATGTTCTTCCTGTGTTGCATTTTCCTTCTCCCATTAATGTTCCATCAGCCTGAAGGCCTAACAACAAGCCTTTTATTTGGTGCTCGCATATGCATCACAGTGACGTTCAcggttgtgtatatatatgcaccAGAG ATATACCCAACTTCCGTTAGAACAACAGGAGTTGGAATGGCAAGCTCAGTGGGCAGAATTGGTGGAATGATATGCCCTTTGGTGGCAGTGGGTTTAGTGCATGGTTGTCATCAAGTTCTTGCTGTCCTCCTGTTTGAGATTGTAGCTCTTCTTTCTGGAGTTTGTGTTATGTTCTTTCCTGTTGAGACTATGGGCCAAGATCTGCGTGACAGTTTGTCAAGTCTAAATAATATCAACAGCACATAA
- the LOC112795497 gene encoding organic cation/carnitine transporter 7 isoform X1 produces the protein MMGDEGLCYTVDDALLALGFGNFQILVLAYAGIGWVSEAMEMMLLSFVGPAVQSAWNLSPHQESFITSAVFAGMLIGAYSWGIVSDKHGRRKGFLITATVTAAAGFLSAFAPNYLLLISLRCLVGIGLGGGPVLSSWFLEFVPAPNRGTWMVVFSAFWTLGTIFEASLAWIVMPKLGWRWLLALSSLPSSFLLLFYKVTPESPRYLCLKGRTTDAVNVLEKIARLNGRELPSGILVSDNQIELYDTGNPSEGTNLLSAGKNDGEPPEGVVSNLGGVSSILMLLSAKLARSTLLLWAVFFGNAFSYYGLVLLTSELNSGRSKCVPHNLDGGKSPDVSYKDVFIASFAELPGLLLSAAAVDKLGRKLSMSTMFFLCCIFLLPLMFHQPEGLTTSLLFGARICITVTFTVVYIYAPEIYPTSVRTTGVGMASSVGRIGGMICPLVAVGLVHGCHQVLAVLLFEIVALLSGVCVMFFPVETMGQDLRDSLSSLNNINST, from the exons ATG ATGGGGGATGAAGGCTTGTGCTACACGGTCGACGATGCTCTCTTGGCTTTGGGTTTTGGGAATTTCCAAATTCTTGTGCTTGCTTATGCTGGTATTGGCTGGGTTTCAGAAGCAATGGAAATGATGCTACTCTCTTTTGTAGGACCAGCAGTACAATCTGCATGGAATCTTTCCCCTCACCAAGAGAGTTTCATAACCAGTGCTGTTTTTGCTGGCATGCTAATAGGGGCATACTCATGGGGCATTGTTTCAGATAAACATGGAAGGAG GAAAGGATTCCTTATCACTGCAACAGTTACTGCAGCTGCTGGTTTTTTGAGTGCATTTGCTCCTAACTACCTATTGTTGATTTCCCTTCGTTGTCTAGTGGGTATTGGCTTGGGAGGGGGCCCTGTATTATCATCATGGTTTCTAGAGTTTGTTCCAGCCCCCAATAGAGGTACCTGGATGGTTGTCTTTTCGGCATTTTGGACTCTTGGTACAATTTTTGAGGCTTCACTTGCCTGG ATTGTGATGCCGAAACTGGGTTGGAGATGGCTACTTGCACTATCTTCCCTACCCTCATCATTCCTTCTTTTGTTCTACAAGGTGACACCTGAGTCACCTAGATACCTATGCTTGAAAGGTAGAACAACTGATGCAGTTAATGTTTTGGAGAAAATAGCAAGATTAAATGGTAGGGAACTGCCTTCTGGGATCCTTGTTTCTGACAATCAAATTGAGCTGTATGACACTGGTAACCCTTCAGAAGGCACAAATTTACTCTCAGCAGGAAAAAATGATGGTGAACCTCCTGAAGGAGTGGTTTCCAATTTAGGTGGCGTCTCATCAATTCTAATGCTTTTGTCAGCAAAATTGGCAAGGTCAACCCTTCTATTATGGGCAGTGTTCTTTGGTAATGCTTTTTCGTATTATGGCCTTGTTTTGTTGACCTCTGAGTTGAACAGTGGGCGCAGTAAATGTGTGCCACATAATTTGGACGGTGGGAAGTCTCCGGATGTTAGCTACAAAGATGTTTTTATTGCTAGTTTTGCAG AGCTACCTGGGCTCCTGTTGTCAGCTGCTGCAGTAGATAAACTTGGTCGGAAGCTCTCAATGTCAACTATGTTCTTCCTGTGTTGCATTTTCCTTCTCCCATTAATGTTCCATCAGCCTGAAGGCCTAACAACAAGCCTTTTATTTGGTGCTCGCATATGCATCACAGTGACGTTCAcggttgtgtatatatatgcaccAGAG ATATACCCAACTTCCGTTAGAACAACAGGAGTTGGAATGGCAAGCTCAGTGGGCAGAATTGGTGGAATGATATGCCCTTTGGTGGCAGTGGGTTTAGTGCATGGTTGTCATCAAGTTCTTGCTGTCCTCCTGTTTGAGATTGTAGCTCTTCTTTCTGGAGTTTGTGTTATGTTCTTTCCTGTTGAGACTATGGGCCAAGATCTGCGTGACAGTTTGTCAAGTCTAAATAATATCAACAGCACATAA
- the LOC112795498 gene encoding histone acetyltransferase HAC1, translated as MKLQAHIPGQISGQVPNQAGSQLPGLTQLNGNVPPQMPIMGGVPRPTINMDPELLRARSFIQEKIYDMLLQRQQHPVTEVHRRKVKDLAKRLEEGMLKAALSKEDYMNLETLESRLSNFLRRAHMNNHNQQYQQLVTSAPIGTMIPTPGMSQVPNSSMLVPSSMDASVISTSGCNSIGSTSFNGVSMLPSGGMLGSSVNRSDGLSNGYQQSSSSFSVGSGGNMSAMGVQRIASQMIPTPGFSVSSNNSHMNIDSSTTGSSFSGVESTMVSQPSLQQTKQHGQNSHVLQNIGSQMGSGMRSALLQKSFGNSNGAVNSGLGLIGNNMQLANEPGTTDGYAPTYVNSPKHLQQHFDQNQQPVVQGDGYGLNNVDTFASGNFYASATTSGSMINAQNTNSVKLPSIPKTSSLISGHSNLHGIQQAAHIKSQAINQLEKLSFQSSLSSRDGLLHSQQQHQQRPQQYQQPDQYAQQQCQLKMQNQQPQHMVNNDTCSQSQLSSHLENRVKPEPGVEHHKEVLSSHVPEQFHLAEMQSHFHQNSAEDCSRSDQHLAYPSGVHDLASSTPQNSQQMLHMHQLVAEPQNNLNCLTVGVQSKSLVLNQWPQSQDSNHMPANISHEQHVHRDFHQRISVQGEAHCNNLSSDGSIIGQAVAPRASVDLIDSGSGVKKEHRNQQRWLLFLLHARRCPAPEGQCPERFCSNAQKLCKHIDGCNKVHCSYARCHHTRLLIRHYMNCKDPCCPVCVFVRNYRRAVQLKSQIRSEHESSLPITANGSCKTYNTVAPLARLISKPPLAAETSEDLHPSLKRIKTEHCTMQSMNPENDNSSSISANCESLISRDAQSLAYPNAEKSISIKSEIAEVKAEASAHLVHEKLSEMKMDSNRSDNKTLGGEPAKYDEPANLCRSEHVKTEKESAQDKQENVMQPSENAAGTKSGKPKIKGVSLTELFTPEQVREHITGLRQWVGQSKSKAEKNQAMEHSMSENSCQLCAVEKLTFEPPPIYCTTCGVRIKRNNMYYTTGAGDTRHYFCIPCYNDARSENINVDGTPIPKSRLEKKKNDEETEEWWVQCDKCEAWQHQICALFNGRRNDGGQAEYTCPNCYIQEVERGERKPLPQSAVLGAKDLPRTILSDHIEQRLFKRLKQERQERARLHGKSYEEVPGAESLVIRVVSSVDKKLEVKQRFLEIFQEENYPTEFPYKSKVILLFQKIEGVEVCLFGMYVQEFGSECQLPNQRRVYLSYLDSVKYFRPEVKAVTGEALRTFVYHEILIGYLEYCKKRGFTSCYIWACPPLKGEDYILYCHPEIQKTPKSDKLREWYLSMLRKAIKENIVVDLTNLYDHFFVSTGESRAKVTAARLPYFDGDYWPGAAEDLIYQLRQEEDGRKQNKKGTTKKTITKRALKASGQSDLSGNASKDLLLMHKLGETICPMKEDFIMVHLQHACSHCCILMVSGNRWVCNQCKNFQICDRCYEVELKREERERHPINQREKHTLYPIEINDVPVDTKDKDDILESEFFDTRQAFLSLCQGNHYQYDTLRRAKHSSMMVLYHLHNPTAPAFVTTCNICYLDIETGQGWRCEVCPEYDVCNACYQKDGGIDHPHKLTNHPSMADRDAQNKEARQLRVLQLRKMLDLLVHASQCRSAHCQYPNCRKVKGLFRHGMHCKTRASGGCVLCKKMWYLLQLHARACKESECHVPRCRDLKEHLRRLQQQSDSRRRAAVMEMMRQRAAEVANNAG; from the exons ATGAAGCTACAGGCACATATTCCGGGTCAGATATCGGGTCAGGTACCTAATCAAGCAGGATCTCAGTTACCTGGACTGACCCAATTGAATGGGAATGTTCCTCCTCAGATGCCAATTATGGGTGGTGTTCCGCGTCCAACAATTAATATGGACCCTGAATTACTTAGAGCACGATCGTTTATTCAAGAGAAGAT ATATGATATGTTATTGCAACGACAACAGCATCCAGTTACAGAAGTACATAGAAGGAAAGTTAAGGATCTTGCAAAACGCTTGGAGGAGGGCATGTTAAAAGCTGCTCTCTCTAAG GAGGACTACATGAACTTGGAAACTCTAGAGAGTCGTTTATCTAATTTCCTAAGAAGAGCACACATGAATAATCACAACCAACAGTATCAACAGCTTGTTACCTCTGCTCCAATTGGTACAATGATACCAACTCCTGGTATGTCCCAAGTTCCTAATTCTAGCATGCTGGTTCCCTCTTCTATGGATGCTTCAGTGATTTCTACCAGTGGCTGCAATAGCATAGGATCAACATCTTTCAATGGTGTAAGCATGTTACCATCTGGTGGTATGCTTGGAAGTTCTGTAAATCGATCTGATG GTTTGTCCAATGGTTATCAGCAGTCTTCATCCAGCTTTTCTGTTGGGTCAGGGGGGAATATGTCAGCAATGGGGGTGCAGAGAATTGCTAGCCAAATGATTCCCACTCCTGGTTTTAGTGTCAGCAGTAATAATTCACACATGAATATAGATTCTTCCACTACTGGCAGTTCCTTTTCTGGTGTAGAGTCTACAATGGTATCGCAGCCATCACTGCAGCAGACGAAGCAGCATGGGCAAAATAGTCATGTTTTGCAGAACATTGGCAGCCAAATGGGTAGTGGAATGAGATCTGCTTTACTGCAAAAATCATTTGGGAACTCAAATGGTGCTGTAAATAGTGGACTTGGCTTGATTGGAAACAATATGCAACTTGCAAATGAACCTGGAACTACTGATGGTTATGCGCCAACCTACGTTAATTCCCCTAAACACTTACAGCAGCACTTCGATCAAAATCAGCAACCAGTTGTTCAGG gtgatggatatggattgaATAATGTTGACACGTTCGCTTCTGGAAATTTTTATGCATCTGCAACAACCTCTGGGTCCATGATTAATGCTCAGAACACAAATTCAGTAAAATTGCCATCAATACCCAAAACTAGTTCATTGATAAGTGGTCACTCAAATTTGCATGGTATCCAGCAGGCTGCTCATATAAAGTCTCAAGCAATTAATCAACTGGAAAAGTTGAGTTTCCAGTCTTCATTGTCTTCACGAGATGGACTTCTGCATTCGCAACAGCAACATCAGCAAAGGCCCCAACAATATCAACAGCCAGACCAGTATGCACAGCAGCAATGCCAATTGAAGATGCAAAATCAGCAACCTCAGCATATGGTGAACAACGATACTTGCAGTCAGTCTCAACTGTCTTCTCATCTAGAGAACCGAGTGAAGCCTGAGCCGGGGGTTGAACACCATAAGGAAGTACTCAGCTCTCATGTTCCTGAACAGTTTCATTTGGCTGAGATGCAGAGTCATTTCCACCAGAACTCAGCTGAAGATTGCTCTAGGAGTGATCAACATCTTGCATATCCATCTGGTGTACATGACTTAGCCTCGTCAACACCTCAAAATTCACAACAAATGTTGCACATGCACCAATTGGTTGCAGAGCCTCAGAATAATCTTAACTGTCTTACGGTTGGGGTGCAATCCAAATCTTTAGTTCTAAATCAATGGCCTCAGTCACAAGATAGTAACCATATGCCTGCGAATATTTCACATGAGCAGCATGTCCACAGGGATTTCCACCAAAGAATATCAGTGCAGGGTGAAGCTCACTGCAATAATTTATCTTCAGATGGATCGATTATTGGTCAAGCAGTTGCTCCTAGAGCTTCAGTTGATCTGATAGACTCTGGAAGTGGGGTCAAAAAGGAACACAGGAATCAGCAGAGGTGGCTTTTATTTCTACTTCATGCCCGACGGTGTCCTGCCCCTGAAGGACAGTGCCCAGAACGCTTCTGTTCTAATGCACAGAAGTTATGTAAGCACATAGATGGTTGTAACAAGGTTCATTGTTCATATGCTCGGTGTCATCATACCAGGCTTTTGATTCGTCATTACATGAACTGCAAGGATCCTTGTTGCCCTGTTTGTGTTTTCGTAAGAAATTATCGACGTGCAGTGCAACTTAAGTCTCAGATTCGGTCAGAGCATGAATCAAGTTTGCCAATTACAGCAAACGGGTCCTGTAAAACATATAATACTGTGGCCCCGTTGGCTAGATTGATCTCAAAGCCTCCATTAGCTGCTGAAACTTCAGAAGATCTACATCCATCTCTAAAACGTATAAAGACTGAGCATTGCACCATGCAATCCATGAATCCTGAAAATGACAATTCTTCATCCATTTCTGCAAATTGTGAATCTCTTATTTCCAGGGATGCACAGTCCCTGGCCTATCCAAATGCTGAGAAATCTATCTCAATTAAGTCTGAGATTGCTGAAGTTAAGGCTGAAGCTTCAGCACATTTGGTACATGAAAAGCTTAGTGAGATGAAAATGGATAGCAATCGTTCAGATAATAAAACGTTGGGTGGTGAACCTGCCAAATATGATGAACCTGCTAATTTATGTAGGTCAGAACATGTTAAAACTGAGAAAGAAAGTGCACAAGATAAGCAAGAAAATGTGATGCAGCCATCTGAAAATGCAGCTGGAACCAAGTCTGGCAAGCCAAAAATAAAGGGTGTCTCGTTAACTGAACTATTTACGCCTGAGCAAGTCAGGGAACATATCACTGGCCTAAGGCAATGGGTTGGTCAa AGCAAATCAAAAGCagagaagaaccaagcaatggaGCATTCGATGAGTGAGAATTCTTGTCAGTTGTGTGCTGTAGAGAAGCTTACTTTTGAACCCCCACCAATCTATTGTACAACCTGTGGTGTTCGTATTAAACGAAACAATATGTATTATACCACGGGGGCTGGTGATACACGGCATTATTTTTGTATTCCATGCTATAATGATGCTCGTTCAGAGAACATTAACGTTGACGGGACTCCAATTCCGAAGTCAAGattggaaaagaagaagaatgatgaagaAACTGAGGAATGG TGGGTTCAATGTGATAAATGTGAAGCCTGGCAACATCAAATTTGTGCCTTATTTAACGGAAGAAGAAATGACGGTGGACAAGCTGAATACACTTGCCCTAACTGCTATATTCAAGAGGTAGAAAGAGGAGAGCGCAAGCCTTTACCCCAAAGTGCTGTTCTTGGAGCCAAAGATTTGCCGCGAACCATTCTCAGTGACCACATAGAACAGCGATTATTTAAAAGACTAAAGCAAGAAAGGCAGGAGAGGGCAAGGCTTCATGGAAAATCTTATGAAGAG GTTCCAGGAGCTGAATCGCTTGTTATAAGAGTTGTGTCATCTGTTGACAAGAAGTTAGAAGTGAAACAGCGATTTTTGGAGATTTTTCAGGAAGAAAATTATCCAACAGAATTCCCATATAAATCCAAG GTAATTTTGCTGTTTCAAAAGATTGAAGGTGTGGAAGTCTGCCTATTTGGCATGTATGTCCAAGAATTTGGATCTGAATGTCAGTTGCCCAACCAGCGCCGAGTGTATCTTTCATATCTTGACTCTGTGAAGTATTTTAGGCCTGAGGTTAAGGCCGTAACTGGAGAGGCTCTTCGGACTTTTGTTTACCATGAAATTCTG atTGGATACCTTGAATATTGCAAGAAACGTGGTTTTACAAGCTGCTATATATGGGCATGTCCACCATTGAAGGGTGAAGACTATATTTTATATTGCCATCCAGAAATTCAGAAAACACCAAAATCTGATAAGCTTAGGGAATG GTATCTGTCCATGCTGAGAAAAGCTATCAAGGAGAATATTGTGGTTGATCTCACCAACTTATATGATCATTTCTTTGTATCTACTGGTGAATCTAGGGCTAAGGTTACAGCTGCCAGACTCCCATATTTTGATGGTGACTACTGGCCTGGGGCTGCTGAGGATTTGATTTATCAGCTTCGCCAAGAGGAAGATGGaaggaaacaaaataagaaaggaacaactaaaAAAACTATAACAAAAAGGGCCTTAAAAGCATCTGGTCAGTCAGATCTCTCTGGCAACGCCTCGAAAGATCTGCTTCTCATGCACAAA CTTGGTGAAACCATTTGCCCAATGAAGGAGGATTTTATCATGGTTCATCTACAGCATGCATGCAGTCATTGTTGTATTCTAATGGTGTCTGGCAACCGTTGGGTTTGCAACCAGTGCAAGAATTTTCAGATTTGTGATAG GTGCTATGAAGTGGAATTAAAACGTGAAGAGAGAGAAAGGCATCCTATTAATCAGAGGGAGAAACATACCCTTTATCCA ATTGAAATCAATGATGTTCCAGTTGATACAAAGGACAAAGATGATATTCTCGAGAGTGAATTCTTTGATACTAGACAAGCATTTCTCAGTCTCTGCCAGGGAAATCATTATCAATATGATACACTTAGGCGAGCCAAGCATTCATCAATGATGGTTCTATATCATCTTCATAATCCAACCGCTCCTGCATTTGTGACTACCTGTAATATATGCTATCTTGACATAGAAACTGGCCAAGGGTGGCGCTGTGAGGTTTGCCCCGAGTATGATGTATGTAATGCTTGTTATCAAAAGGATGGAGGCATTGACCATCCCCATAAGTTGACAAATCATCCATCAATGGCAGATCGTGATGCTCAGAACAAAGAAGCAAGGCAGCTTCGAGTATTGCAG CTACGGAAAATGCTTGATCTACTTGTGCATGCATCCCAATGTCGTTCCGCACATTGCCAATATCCAAATTGCCGCAAAGTAAAGGGGCTTTTCCGCCACGGGATGCACTGCAAAACACGAGCTTCTGGAGGTTGTGTTCTTTGTAAGAAAATGTGGTATTTGCTTCAACTCCATGCTCGTGCTTGCAAGGAATCGGAATGCCACGTGCCGCGTTGCAG GGATTTGAAAGAGCATTTAAGGAGATTGCAGCAACAGTCTGATTCACGGCGTAGGGCTGCTGTAATGGAGATGATGAGGCAAAGAGCTGCAGAAGTTGCCAACAACGCTGGATGA